One window of uncultured Methanobrevibacter sp. genomic DNA carries:
- a CDS encoding glycosyltransferase, with product MYKISVIVPVFNVEETLQDAFDSILDQTIGFENLEVIFVDDASTDSSGDIIKEFSDNYENVKSIYLSENSGFAGKPRNVGIENANASYLMFLDPDDVYLKDACEILYENITENDLDIVSGNYNINRDNRIIRNDWSVLRLDDGQSRETRNIEEYFNFLIPTPSVWSKIFKREFILNEKIQFLVGVPAQDLVFVSEALLKAKGIRFINTPVVEYIPRKNDSVTSKKTKEVLAGFIKSYTELYNIAKDHNPNYVWISYRNLYFWIKQFCLSDLNLKDKIDLLYLANPLFEEFITTDRLKQPEFLDEFIRSISKKDFLNASKMSENLDIYYDENILLEKIKEKEIILLFYGLDIEIGGLAKATFNRANLLKEHGYNVTLLNLNECKNFDHITQHFHENGYLDESIELINIVEYYALKNNLNDKISKASKDAIETKDKTKITDYKTNGKLTKSEYEFNNYSCEKIYESNRLKLEQYYTNDGFNYLIIEYTGRESSYTLIDRFIDSKIKFKDMFEFHNYFITEILLKYDNKPFLINENSGKIPNFNDISPEIAYKIANIHTNPYKDERHYGSSLRDNFTILKGKNDHDYVVVLTERLKDDLIKEFNFKNIKAIPNILNIQKCERTVTKDTNKISIFARLSHEKNISDAIRAFKIVSQKRSNVRLEIFGRAVIEEELTEEKKLKDLVKELELEEQVIFKGHTENVREEMSKSLATLFVSTYEGLGIVVLESMINKTPVISYDIYYGPSDFIRDDENGYLIKQNDIDELAQKILFLLENPDKAVEMGKTAEEDILKQIDDETLFLKWQNVFKETYLNSQALNSDAINRSILQELIKTERVKIKLYKQNHRLYKQNKLLKQQINSKKGIKDIFKRFKF from the coding sequence ATGTATAAGATTTCCGTTATTGTACCCGTTTTTAATGTGGAAGAAACACTTCAAGATGCCTTTGATTCAATTTTAGACCAGACCATTGGTTTTGAGAATCTTGAAGTGATTTTTGTTGATGATGCATCAACAGACAGTAGTGGAGATATTATCAAAGAGTTTTCTGACAACTATGAAAATGTCAAATCAATTTATTTAAGTGAAAACAGTGGTTTTGCAGGCAAACCCAGAAATGTGGGAATTGAAAATGCAAATGCATCCTATTTGATGTTTTTGGATCCGGATGACGTTTATTTAAAAGATGCATGTGAAATACTATATGAAAACATTACAGAAAACGATTTAGATATTGTTTCAGGAAATTACAACATCAATCGAGACAATAGAATCATTCGAAATGATTGGAGTGTTTTAAGACTTGATGATGGACAATCCCGAGAAACCCGAAACATAGAAGAATACTTTAACTTTTTAATTCCGACCCCATCTGTCTGGTCAAAGATATTCAAAAGAGAATTTATTTTAAATGAAAAAATTCAATTTTTAGTTGGCGTTCCAGCACAGGATTTGGTTTTCGTATCAGAAGCACTTCTAAAAGCAAAGGGAATAAGATTCATAAATACACCGGTCGTTGAGTACATACCACGTAAAAATGACTCAGTCACATCCAAAAAAACCAAAGAGGTTCTTGCAGGGTTCATCAAATCATACACAGAATTATACAATATAGCAAAAGACCATAACCCCAATTATGTATGGATAAGTTATAGAAACCTATATTTCTGGATTAAGCAATTTTGCCTAAGTGATTTGAACTTAAAAGATAAAATTGACTTACTATACTTGGCAAATCCATTATTTGAAGAGTTCATCACCACAGACAGACTAAAACAACCTGAATTTTTAGATGAATTTATAAGATCAATATCCAAAAAGGACTTTTTAAACGCTTCAAAGATGTCTGAAAATCTGGACATTTATTACGATGAAAATATTCTTTTGGAAAAGATTAAGGAAAAAGAGATAATACTTTTGTTTTATGGATTGGACATTGAAATTGGTGGCCTTGCAAAAGCAACATTCAACCGTGCCAATTTATTAAAAGAACATGGATACAATGTGACTTTGCTGAACCTCAACGAGTGCAAAAACTTTGACCATATCACACAGCATTTCCACGAAAACGGATATCTGGACGAATCCATAGAATTAATAAATATCGTCGAATATTACGCTTTAAAAAATAATCTGAATGACAAGATTTCAAAAGCATCAAAAGATGCAATTGAAACAAAGGACAAAACAAAGATAACCGATTACAAAACAAACGGCAAATTAACAAAGTCTGAATACGAATTCAACAACTATTCCTGTGAAAAGATTTATGAAAGCAATAGATTGAAACTTGAGCAATACTACACAAATGACGGATTTAACTACCTTATCATAGAATATACAGGCCGTGAAAGTTCATACACATTAATAGACAGATTCATTGATTCGAAAATTAAATTCAAGGACATGTTCGAATTTCACAATTACTTCATAACAGAGATATTGCTTAAATATGATAACAAACCTTTCCTAATCAATGAAAACTCCGGAAAGATTCCAAACTTCAATGACATCAGCCCAGAAATTGCATATAAAATTGCAAACATCCATACAAATCCATATAAAGATGAACGTCACTATGGAAGTTCTTTAAGAGACAATTTTACAATCCTAAAAGGCAAAAATGACCATGATTATGTTGTCGTTTTGACTGAAAGACTAAAAGATGATCTTATCAAGGAATTCAATTTCAAAAACATAAAGGCGATTCCAAACATATTAAATATACAAAAATGTGAAAGAACCGTCACAAAAGATACAAATAAAATTTCAATATTTGCCCGTCTAAGCCATGAAAAGAACATTTCAGATGCAATACGTGCATTCAAGATAGTTTCACAAAAAAGAAGCAATGTTCGTTTGGAAATATTTGGAAGGGCAGTAATCGAAGAGGAACTGACAGAAGAGAAAAAACTGAAAGACCTTGTCAAGGAACTGGAACTTGAAGAACAAGTGATTTTTAAAGGCCATACAGAAAACGTCAGAGAAGAGATGTCAAAGTCCCTTGCAACACTATTTGTTTCCACTTATGAAGGACTCGGAATAGTTGTTCTGGAATCCATGATTAACAAAACACCTGTAATCAGCTATGACATCTATTACGGCCCGTCCGATTTCATCAGAGATGATGAAAATGGATATCTGATTAAACAAAACGACATAGATGAATTGGCCCAAAAGATACTGTTCCTACTTGAAAATCCAGACAAGGCAGTTGAAATGGGAAAAACAGCTGAAGAAGATATTTTAAAGCAAATCGATGATGAAACTCTCTTTTTGAAATGGCAAAACGTGTTTAAAGAAACATACCTCAACTCACAGGCTTTAAACAGTGATGCAATCAACAGAAGCATACTCCAGGAATTAATCAAAACAGAAAGAGTTAAAATTAAACTCTACAAGCAAAACCACAGACTATACAAACAAAACAAGTTATTGAAACAACAAATCAATTCCAAAAAAGGCATCAAAGACATTTTCAAAAGATTTAAATTTTAA
- a CDS encoding DUF6020 family protein — MDIQTEKSKIISKIQRLNYKDLIIFLIPVIIFSFYLYVYNPGILTFDSFNQVHQIASGHYTNWHPFFHTFIEMLLYKIYSSPATVAIFQILVFSIIWMVICKYFRNNDENINLADIKRDREFIIQSIITLIICLIPINAIYSITLWKDVLFSYGILFLCFLIKVMIDKKCKVSIRFIVLMGFVMACVAQLRLNGIYVIVPLLIILAYYLYKHDKTEKFFIKLPVIAIIFILLIASMNVVYNVEDNAKDATLSKTTHMLANYDLYHKLDAKDSAKFHELINETAVKDNYKTFFTDPVRNAANESVFEANKGEYIGMALKYSLQDPIHFIKYMLSSSEITWDITRDSYWQGKPYYIEENGPNLETARNTYFKAYHTTPVEAYENVSSANEGNGLFNLFNYIVYNARTNVIADTLFESPALYMYLSILAMAGIYYLTKSKDILLVYLPNLFNILVVFVSIPTQDNRYLYPNLLVFYLLMLILVGILAKQNFSLKPKAVATSAELSSHQEENYNEIDAKIDNLTPEDKVSQTETIEKEDTYDELDAIIDNLTPEEVNSILNEPEDKTSPTETDEKEDTYDELDAIIDNLTPEEVNSILNEPEDETSPKAESVKKESINDEIDSLVNDLSQAELTSIVNESEGKSSKAETVKKEDVKKQEDSKQDPQKPQQEIPPMKTIPKQKPQQEIPPMKTIPKQKPQVVFQKEIPKKQQTQQRKTNPQQQTQQRKTNPQQQKQQRKTNPQQQKQQRKITPEKQFSQRTETKEQMEARIRAKILKDLEREKQNKK; from the coding sequence ATGGATATTCAAACTGAAAAATCTAAAATTATTTCCAAAATCCAGAGATTGAACTATAAAGATTTAATAATATTCCTAATCCCAGTTATAATATTCTCATTTTATCTTTATGTTTACAATCCAGGTATTTTAACTTTTGATTCATTTAATCAAGTTCATCAAATTGCATCTGGCCACTATACCAACTGGCATCCATTTTTCCACACATTCATTGAAATGCTGCTGTATAAAATCTACTCCAGCCCCGCAACTGTGGCAATATTCCAGATTCTGGTATTTTCAATAATCTGGATGGTAATCTGCAAATACTTCAGAAATAATGATGAAAACATCAATTTAGCTGACATAAAAAGAGATAGGGAATTTATTATACAAAGCATAATCACATTAATAATCTGTCTTATTCCAATAAACGCAATATACTCAATTACATTATGGAAAGACGTACTTTTCAGTTATGGAATTCTGTTTTTATGCTTTTTAATCAAAGTAATGATTGACAAAAAATGCAAGGTCAGCATCAGGTTCATAGTACTTATGGGATTTGTTATGGCCTGCGTAGCCCAATTGAGACTTAACGGTATTTACGTTATCGTCCCATTATTAATCATTCTGGCATATTATCTCTACAAGCATGACAAAACAGAGAAGTTTTTCATCAAATTGCCAGTCATAGCAATAATATTTATTCTATTGATTGCATCAATGAATGTTGTCTATAATGTTGAAGACAATGCAAAGGATGCAACACTTTCAAAAACCACACATATGCTTGCAAATTATGACTTATACCACAAACTGGATGCTAAAGACAGCGCCAAGTTCCATGAGCTGATAAACGAAACTGCCGTAAAGGATAATTACAAAACCTTTTTCACGGATCCTGTGCGAAATGCCGCAAATGAAAGTGTCTTTGAAGCCAACAAGGGTGAATATATCGGCATGGCATTGAAATATTCACTTCAGGATCCAATACATTTCATAAAATATATGTTAAGCTCATCTGAAATCACATGGGACATTACAAGGGACAGCTACTGGCAGGGAAAACCATATTACATAGAGGAGAATGGTCCAAATCTTGAAACTGCAAGAAATACCTACTTCAAAGCATACCATACAACCCCTGTTGAAGCTTATGAGAATGTATCTTCAGCAAATGAAGGAAACGGATTGTTTAACCTATTTAACTACATAGTATATAATGCAAGAACAAATGTTATCGCAGATACATTATTTGAAAGTCCAGCACTTTACATGTACCTGTCAATTCTGGCAATGGCTGGAATATACTATCTGACCAAATCAAAGGACATCCTTCTTGTCTATCTGCCTAATCTGTTTAATATTTTAGTTGTTTTTGTTTCAATACCAACGCAGGACAACAGGTATTTATATCCAAACCTGCTTGTATTCTATCTGTTAATGCTCATACTGGTTGGAATACTGGCAAAACAGAATTTTAGTCTAAAACCTAAAGCTGTTGCAACCAGCGCTGAACTTTCAAGCCATCAAGAGGAGAATTATAATGAGATAGATGCAAAAATAGATAATTTGACTCCTGAAGATAAAGTTTCACAAACAGAAACAATTGAAAAAGAAGACACATATGACGAATTAGACGCAATAATTGACAATTTAACCCCTGAAGAAGTCAACAGCATATTGAATGAACCTGAAGACAAAACTTCACCAACAGAAACTGATGAAAAAGAAGACACATATGACGAATTAGACGCAATAATTGACAATTTAACCCCTGAAGAAGTCAACAGCATATTGAATGAACCTGAAGATGAAACTTCACCAAAAGCAGAAAGTGTCAAAAAAGAGAGCATTAACGATGAAATCGACTCACTAGTCAATGATTTAAGTCAAGCAGAACTTACCAGCATTGTTAACGAATCTGAAGGAAAATCTTCAAAAGCAGAAACTGTTAAAAAAGAAGATGTGAAAAAACAGGAAGATTCTAAACAAGACCCACAAAAACCACAACAAGAAATCCCACCAATGAAAACAATACCAAAACAAAAACCACAACAAGAAATCCCACCAATGAAAACAATACCAAAACAAAAACCACAAGTTGTTTTCCAAAAGGAAATCCCAAAAAAGCAACAAACACAACAAAGAAAAACAAACCCACAACAACAAACACAACAAAGAAAAACAAACCCACAACAACAAAAACAACAAAGAAAAACAAACCCACAACAACAAAAACAACAAAGAAAAATAACCCCTGAAAAACAATTTTCCCAAAGAACAGAAACAAAAGAACAAATGGAAGCAAGAATCAGGGCAAAAATATTAAAAGACTTAGAAAGGGAAAAACAAAACAAAAAATAA
- a CDS encoding right-handed parallel beta-helix repeat-containing protein — MRKLIKIVPLLVVIFLVSMSFACASNTDEQILANDTDTPDNEILSVDNDITNINSQTDANKLTDNEKRITSKTFGELTKEIRSSEEGSTLVLLNDCSCESGFSSDGIGIQKQFTIDGNGHTINGKNTARTFFIDADNVILKNIIFINGNAKGNGGGVLLIRASNTVIENCTFKNSKDEYGGAIYITEKTKVDNKAITGTKINNCKFESNTAEKGGGAIYALGKGNTITNSKFTSNKANAMGGAVQIANNNNKIINNTFTSNSAKTEAGALALMYCSNQEIEGNTFTKNTAGSIAGAIDLYKGSGYTVKNNKFDGNTADDLGGAMRLSISSYSTASRIENNDFKNSQAQNGGAIYSDSDKATFTKNTFYNNKATSKSGGAIHINGKSNIISYNNFDKCSAKYKGGAICIESNSDKIMHNNITHCHADNGGGAIYVMGSGTTISDNNIESNDANLNGGAIQIDGSNTKIVYNEISGNSDKGNGGALFISGNTETISSNKFISNKGDASTGTGGAIKMFGHDAIITENTFTKNIAKYGASIFITGSNEKIAKNIYTGSTMAKQVTWKHQKQNTKINAPAKTFKKSVKSKNVIITLKSALNKLLASKKITLSVNGKTYAAKTNSKGQATLKITKLTKKGSFKYTVKFNGDSNFNKVSKTGKITIK, encoded by the coding sequence ATGAGAAAACTAATAAAAATTGTCCCATTATTGGTGGTAATTTTTTTAGTATCCATGTCATTCGCCTGCGCAAGCAATACAGACGAACAAATATTGGCAAATGATACTGACACACCAGATAATGAAATTCTATCAGTTGACAATGACATAACAAATATAAACAGTCAAACTGATGCAAATAAACTTACAGATAATGAAAAAAGAATAACTTCAAAGACATTCGGTGAATTAACAAAAGAAATCAGGTCCTCTGAAGAAGGAAGTACACTTGTTTTATTAAATGACTGTTCCTGTGAAAGCGGTTTCAGTTCAGATGGAATCGGAATTCAAAAACAATTTACAATAGATGGAAACGGACACACAATAAACGGCAAGAACACTGCAAGGACATTCTTTATTGATGCAGACAATGTTATTTTAAAAAACATTATATTCATCAATGGAAATGCAAAAGGTAACGGCGGAGGTGTCCTACTCATCCGAGCATCCAACACAGTCATTGAAAACTGTACCTTCAAAAACAGCAAAGATGAATATGGAGGTGCAATCTACATAACCGAAAAAACCAAAGTGGATAACAAAGCGATTACAGGCACAAAAATCAACAACTGTAAATTTGAAAGCAACACTGCTGAGAAAGGTGGTGGAGCAATTTACGCTTTAGGCAAAGGAAATACAATTACAAACTCAAAATTCACAAGCAACAAGGCAAATGCCATGGGAGGTGCTGTTCAAATTGCAAACAACAACAACAAAATCATAAACAATACTTTCACAAGCAACTCCGCTAAAACAGAAGCAGGAGCACTAGCATTGATGTACTGCTCAAACCAAGAGATTGAAGGAAATACCTTCACAAAAAATACTGCTGGAAGCATTGCAGGAGCTATTGACCTCTATAAAGGAAGCGGATACACCGTCAAAAACAACAAATTTGACGGGAACACCGCAGACGACCTTGGAGGTGCAATGAGACTTTCAATTTCATCCTACTCAACAGCAAGCAGAATTGAAAACAATGACTTCAAAAACAGTCAGGCACAAAATGGAGGAGCTATATACAGTGACAGCGACAAGGCAACATTCACAAAAAACACATTCTACAACAACAAAGCTACCTCAAAAAGCGGTGGAGCAATTCACATTAACGGAAAAAGTAATATCATTTCCTACAACAACTTCGACAAATGCAGTGCCAAATACAAAGGAGGCGCAATATGCATTGAAAGCAACTCCGATAAAATTATGCACAACAACATTACACACTGCCATGCAGATAACGGCGGAGGAGCAATCTACGTAATGGGATCAGGCACAACAATCAGCGACAACAACATCGAAAGCAACGATGCAAACCTCAATGGAGGAGCAATTCAAATCGATGGTTCCAATACAAAAATAGTATACAATGAAATATCAGGCAATTCAGATAAAGGCAATGGTGGAGCATTATTTATCAGCGGAAATACCGAAACAATATCTTCAAACAAATTCATATCCAACAAAGGAGATGCAAGTACAGGTACCGGTGGTGCAATCAAAATGTTCGGACATGATGCAATCATAACCGAAAATACTTTCACTAAAAACATCGCAAAGTATGGTGCTTCTATTTTCATAACCGGTTCTAACGAAAAAATCGCCAAAAACATTTATACTGGAAGTACAATGGCAAAACAGGTAACCTGGAAACATCAAAAACAGAACACAAAAATAAATGCTCCTGCAAAAACATTCAAGAAATCCGTGAAATCCAAGAATGTTATCATTACATTAAAATCCGCTTTAAACAAATTGCTTGCTTCCAAAAAGATTACATTAAGCGTTAACGGCAAAACTTATGCTGCAAAAACAAATTCAAAAGGTCAAGCTACTCTCAAGATTACCAAATTGACCAAAAAAGGAAGCTTCAAATACACCGTTAAATTCAACGGAGACAGCAATTTCAACAAAGTAAGCAAAACCGGTAAAATTACAATAAAATAA
- a CDS encoding right-handed parallel beta-helix repeat-containing protein, which produces MKKSMKLIPLLVIIFLVSISYACAADIDGKNMTDSDVLTGNDDDIAISTANNEEIVKSTNVSSKTFSDLSKEINKAEEGSEIILMEDCEYDSGITFEGIAIKKQLTINGNGHTINGKDSARAFFIDANNVVLKNINFINGNSRAHGGGTLLIRASNTVIENCTFKNSKDIYGGAIYMTAHTKTGLFQEVKGTKISNCNFESNTAEKGGGAIYALSKENTINNCEFISNQASMGGAVQIGNSNNNKITNNKFTSNSAKSEGGALALMYTSNEIVKDNVFEKNSATKISGAFEAYKGSNYTITNNQFNSNYGGELAGAMRLSIKSSKTTSKIANNKFTNNKAKNSGALYSDGDNATFTKNTFTNNEATEKSGGAIFINGNSNSISQNTISKCSASYKGGAITIDGDSNSIVKNNITSCKSKDGGGAIYILGSKSTINSNNIKSCEAGTSGGAILVSGDKATIKSNTISSNTAKSHGGALLVKGNNAVITSNKFTSNKATAKSGSGGAIRLNGNYAKITSNTFTKNSAKNGPSIYAQGYEETISKNKFTGSTMAKQVVWKIVKQKTKITAPTKKFKRSAVKKVVITLKSAVGKKLASKFIYLKINAKNYKAKTNKNGQATFKITNINKKAIFIYVVRFKGDKYYYSVKNTGRIRVI; this is translated from the coding sequence ATGAAAAAATCAATGAAACTCATCCCATTGCTTGTCATAATCTTTCTGGTATCCATATCATATGCCTGCGCAGCAGACATCGACGGGAAAAACATGACGGACAGTGATGTTTTAACCGGCAATGATGATGACATAGCAATATCAACAGCAAACAACGAAGAAATAGTAAAAAGTACAAATGTCAGTTCAAAGACGTTTTCAGATTTGTCAAAAGAAATCAACAAAGCAGAAGAGGGTAGTGAAATCATATTGATGGAAGACTGTGAATATGACTCAGGCATTACATTTGAGGGAATCGCAATCAAAAAGCAACTAACAATCAATGGAAACGGCCATACAATAAACGGAAAGGATTCTGCAAGGGCATTTTTCATAGATGCAAACAATGTCGTGCTTAAAAACATCAACTTCATAAACGGGAACTCAAGGGCACATGGTGGTGGAACACTACTCATCCGTGCATCCAACACAGTCATTGAAAACTGTACCTTCAAAAACAGCAAAGACATCTATGGAGGTGCAATCTACATGACTGCACACACCAAAACCGGGCTTTTTCAGGAAGTCAAAGGAACAAAAATCAGCAACTGCAACTTTGAGTCAAACACTGCTGAGAAAGGTGGTGGAGCAATATATGCATTAAGCAAGGAAAATACAATCAACAATTGTGAATTCATATCCAACCAAGCTTCAATGGGTGGTGCAGTTCAAATAGGAAATTCAAACAACAACAAAATTACAAACAATAAATTCACAAGCAATTCTGCTAAATCAGAAGGTGGAGCTCTTGCACTGATGTACACATCAAACGAAATTGTAAAAGACAATGTCTTTGAAAAAAACAGTGCTACCAAAATTTCAGGAGCATTTGAAGCTTACAAAGGAAGCAACTATACCATTACAAACAACCAGTTCAATTCAAACTACGGTGGTGAACTGGCAGGTGCAATGAGGCTTTCAATCAAATCCTCAAAAACCACAAGCAAAATTGCAAACAACAAGTTCACAAACAACAAAGCTAAAAACTCAGGTGCACTATACAGTGACGGTGACAATGCAACATTTACGAAAAACACATTCACAAACAATGAAGCCACTGAAAAAAGCGGAGGAGCAATATTCATTAACGGTAACTCAAACAGCATTTCACAAAATACAATCAGCAAATGCAGTGCCAGCTACAAAGGAGGAGCAATCACCATTGATGGAGACTCCAACAGCATTGTAAAAAACAATATCACAAGCTGCAAATCAAAAGACGGTGGAGGAGCAATCTACATATTGGGATCAAAATCTACAATCAACAGCAACAACATCAAAAGCTGTGAAGCAGGAACCTCCGGTGGAGCGATACTTGTAAGCGGTGACAAGGCAACAATAAAAAGCAATACAATATCCTCCAACACTGCCAAAAGTCATGGTGGAGCATTGCTTGTTAAGGGAAACAATGCAGTCATCACATCAAACAAGTTCACTTCAAACAAAGCAACTGCCAAATCAGGTTCAGGAGGTGCAATAAGGTTGAACGGAAACTATGCAAAGATTACTTCAAATACATTCACAAAGAACTCTGCAAAAAACGGCCCTTCAATCTATGCACAAGGATATGAAGAAACAATAAGCAAAAACAAGTTTACAGGAAGTACAATGGCAAAACAGGTTGTGTGGAAAATTGTGAAACAGAAGACAAAAATTACCGCACCGACCAAAAAATTCAAGAGGTCAGCTGTCAAAAAGGTTGTAATCACCCTTAAATCCGCTGTGGGAAAGAAACTTGCCTCCAAATTCATTTACCTTAAAATCAATGCCAAAAACTACAAGGCAAAAACCAACAAGAATGGTCAGGCAACATTTAAAATCACAAACATAAATAAAAAAGCGATTTTCATATATGTTGTGAGATTCAAAGGTGACAAGTACTACTACTCTGTTAAAAATACAGGAAGAATCAGAGTAATCTAA